TCCCTCTCTCCATTTCATCAGCCAGCGATCTGAGGCAAGTGGCCAGATGTTTACTGGTGTCCTGGCTGTCACCACTAACCTACACACAAACAGTtgcagggggaaaaagaaagagacacagcCAGTGTGAATGTTTATGCCTGTAGATAAAGTTTAAATGTACTTATACAGGTCATTTTATATGTTGAATGccctttaaataaacaaacagtatcTGTTGCATCACTAGTATCTTTGTTTaacaattgtatttatttaggcACTGTCTCTGataccatttttttaaaatcatgacatcacagtgtattgggattcttttttttatttttgtgattcaTAGTATTGATAATTGTTATTTCCTGATATAATAACCCACAATTTAACTTTTAGATTTAGCTGCAGCTgcttataataaaataaatatgatacaaaataaacagggcacagcacaaatgtgagaTAGTAAAAATGTCAAGATTCTGGGggagaaaataatattttaaaatgtctcgaACAACCTGACACCCCAATAATATACTGTAGTAAAATGTGTCGAAGTTTTAACTGTATTCAAACACCAGCACTCTCAACCTAGTTCTGAACTGCAATGTGCACATAAAACTGCATCCATAGGACTGTAATAGATTTAAGGCTGGCTGTTAAAGGCATATTCTGTCTACACTATTACTATTACTcactgtacatatgtgtaaAATGTCCTGACACAGAACCAGCACAGACAGTTGAGGTACTTCTGGTTACACGGTATTACCAGTAAGTGTCTCCGGGGCATGCCCTCTCTCAGGCTGACATCAGTCCTGCTGCTGTCATAGAGCATGCTGGGAAATATGTCCAACAGCAAATCTCCCCATGACCTGAGGTGAGGACAGGTAGAGAGGACAAGTGAGAGACAGagtttcactttaaaatcaaTCACATCACACTTAAACAAATGCTGAACACAGATCAGTCGTCTGCAAGAGAGGACAGTTCAGCCTcctttaatattattgttaattaCTACACATACAGAAGAGACTGGCTGCTATCTCAGTCATACAGCTGCCGACACAGGAAACATAACAGCATGTGCTACGTCTAATACACACTGAAACTAAAAGTGCAACCTGGAAACAATTTTTGTCTGAGTTACACACAATAAACTATCATCACTGTGTCTCAGGACTCAATACCAAGATTGCATCACATGTAGACACAACTGGAAAAACGACAGCTGCTACtactgttctgttctgttctgttcatgtTCTGCTCATGTTCTGCTCATGTTCTGCTCATGTTCTGCTGTGAGAGCTACAGAGAGGAGACGCTCTCTTACGTTCTCTGGTAGGTGCTGAGGGTTAAATGGGTGGAGTGGTCCACTCCAGCTGGAGTGCTGGCTTGATGGATGGTGCCTCTGGGAAAGTAAAGAACATCTCCAGCCTGTGACGAGAACAATCTCATCTTAAATggatggacatttgtttatactgtaaaagttacacactgcagctttaagttcaGTGACGTCTTGTCATTTAAGTTGCCTGAGAAAGCTGAGAATCTTGTGCTTTACAGGTTGTCTCTATCACAAATGGTGTAATATTAATGCTGCAATAATAGAGGATGAATAAATATGGAATAAGGAGAATGGAATAAGTCAGTGAAGCCGTACCTTTAGTATAATATCATGGGTGGGGCTGCCGATCCTCTCCTCTGACTCCAAACTATACTCTCCTGCCAGTGGAACAGTGGGATTGTAGAGAAGCCAGCGTTTCTCTCCCTCCAGCTGCAGAACAAAAACCTGGGCAAAGAGAAGCAATGAGACCTCCATTATTGGTGATAAGGATTTGAATTACATGCAAAATATGTCCACATGAATGACTCCATGAGGTGAGAAGTGTGGGGATAAAGAAGTAACAGTCACTCATTGAGGTAATTTACACTTTAGGAATCCATTTGACTTAAGAAATCACCTTATGCATTACATCATTTAAAGTTAATTTTAGCCAGAAACAGCTCCTAACACTCCAGTTTTCATACACACAACTGGCGCCACCATCAGGCCAAAAGTGGAAGGTAACAATATTTTCAACTGCCAATAGTTTCACTAAATAAGTCCCAAATCTCTTAGTTAACTCCAATACATTTATCTCTGTGTAAACTTTTTAGGATACAAGCAAGCATATCAAACAGCTGGTAACAATTAAGTAAAGAAAACTGACGAGTTTAAGTTTTATGTTTAACATAAAACAAGTGTAACTCAGTTATGACGTAAAGTGTGTCACTTTATGTGAACGTAACAgatatttgattcattttataaattACAAGCTTCGGTGTCAAGTATATTTAAGAAACTAAAATCATGtttatatgttaaaaaaacagtttgctCCTCTTTTTTTGGAAGTAAGTAGAGGGAGGTCCCCAACACCAAGATACTACATTAACATGGACAATCAAGGATTTATAATTGTACCTCGACATCATCATAGTGAGGTGGAAGTCCCTGAGACTGTTGTGGTGTGATGTAGATGTTGGAGCCAACCAAGGTGCCAAAGAAACACTCGAGCTTCTCCTGGATCTTCCATAATTCATCCTGTCAtcacacaggggaaaaaaaatctacatgAGTGTGACAAACCTTCACTTACGGGTTTTTAGGAAATAGATTTAGAAGAAGCCTGAATTAGGATAAGTATTAGAGTAAAACTTATTTGGAAACAATCCATATCTTTAGGATATGAATTTGATTATTGTGTAAGTTAATATCTTGATGAtccatcatgttttaaatctgaACAGAGGATAAGGCtgagtgattttaaaatcagtcGATAACAATAATTATCATGAGAAATTTTACATGACTAAAATTTGAGTTTTACTCCTTAGTAAAGACAAAAAGTTAAGTTTTTATTGGACAGGAATCAATAATTACTTGAATGAGTATGAGGCAAAACTGCACAATCGAAAAATTTGAATTACTGTGCAGCTCTAACTGAGGCTGGACTTTCTTAATTAATTTATAACACAAATTAAACTACAATCGAAGTGTCGGTCAGAAtttccacaaacacacttcTGCAACTGCTTTAAATCAGTTTTCATGAATGTAATGTGATTCAtattaaaactataataatatataacttAGTGAAGGTCTATTTGTAATATCAGGTTTATGAAGTCAGACAATGAAAGCAATGACCTGAAACTTGAGATGATTTTTTAGCAGTAACATAATTTAGTCCAAATCACAAAGCAATGATTTTCTGTAAGTTGTCATCATTCTCACCTTGAACCTCTGTGGCTGGTGGAACTGGATGGTGGCCTTATTCTCAGCCAAGAACTTTTTGAGAACGCTGCTTTTAAGCTGCCCGTCCTTGTTGAAAACCTTTTTCTTGCCGTTGATGTAGCGAACAACGTTGACGTCCCTGTAGAACTCCAGACCCTGAGAACACAAGCTCTGCAGGTCACACAGCTGGAACAAAGACTGGTGGTAGGCGGTTGTGACGGAATCAGATCTCTGCAGATGGAGAGGTTTCTTCTCCCAGTATTCCTGGAAGAATTGCTCGACGCCCATTGGCTGGATGAGGCTCTCGAACAAGCTGAGTGGGCTGTCGAAGCACAGAGGGGACGCAGTGGGTTCTACCCTGCTCTGTTTAGGAGGGAGCTGCTCATCATCACAACTCTGTCTCTTTACtgcctttgctttgtttttctttggcattttaatctgcaaacaaataaataaatgcataaatacataaatagataATAAGTAGAAAgctgaaaaaataacaaatcaagTAAAGGCAACATCATCATATCATCATATTATTCGTGGTGTCTTTTCCTGCTTTTGAAGGCTGTTCTAGTCCTGATATTGAGTTATATCAAATATTTATGATATTAAATTGAATGTTGATCAAGAGACAGATGCAGAGGTCATTTTGTCTCTTCTCTAATGAAATGAACATAACACTTTGCCTActcatgtcgcagcagatggagatatacatttttaattggaGGTCGAGGAGGTAGCAACATATTAAGCCTACTGTTGTTCTCATAAGACATATGAGAGTTTCACAATATCtgacaatacattttaaagctgacATCTGCCGATATACTGATATCATGCccataatattgtgcatccctagtgTCTTACAAACAATATTTATATGCAGTTTCATGTTTCCTACAAatgtaagggttagggttagaaatacaaatacaatttaagATGACAACTGTTTGAAGTGTGTAATACAAGTCAATATCAACTATAATACATacattaatgtattttttaatgtacatattttattaaagctaataaatatgataatacAGTGAAGCAGAGCTTGCTTGTTTGTAGGtgaccaaatacttattttccagcatcatttataaataaattcttTAAAGATCCTACTATGTGATTAccaggattttttttcacattgtgtctctcacagttgaagtgtacctatgatgaaaatgacagatcattttaagtgggagaacttgcacaattggtggctgactaaatacttttttgccccACAGTATAATAAACCACATATATCGAACACCAAACTGGCTGATAATAGTATTCATGTTACAAATGACTTTCCCAATAATCAATGTTCAgaggacaaaaacataaataataaaaaaaaaaacataatgtaatatttgtgtGTTCTATATTCTAGCTGACCAGTAGGTGTCGCCCTGTTAACACAATCCTTTTATTGAACTGACTTTACCGGAATATTTCAGTATTGCTAATTAACTCGCCTTCACCTGTGTTCACATTAGAAGATAAAGTCGTTccgttgtgtttttattcaactaAACTCGCcagaataaacattttaaatctcaCTCACCGTCTCTGCTACGATTCAGGGGAACCACACAACACACCACGTGATCAGAGCCATGTGCTTTCTTTAATATGTCCGACTGGAAAcagcaagttttttttattcataactTTATTAACATAGCAAAGACGTTACAATTTAACAAAACGGATCATACAAATTAAAAGCTAAACCACACATcgacacaaataaacatattcAGTACAAAAATTAAACGATTAGTAACTGAGTTTAGAAGGAAATAATTGATGGCTGTGTTGGACTTGGAAATCTCAtcaaattaattttatttactttgtgatGATTTTCTGTTTCGACCAGTTAAGTGACTGAAGATGTAAATTATAGTCTGACATAGTGGAGCATTTATGTTCAAAcgtacactctctctcttttaaataaactaaactaagtaaatgaagctgcagtaaacatgtatacagtatcactgtaaaactgtaaaactgtgagtatcttttcttatcttattttatcttatcttataatGATATTTTAGTGGTGTAACTGTAGCATCTTGTAATTATTGGAAAGCCCACAGgcattaatgcattaatatgTTAAAAAGCCCAAGATCTAGTTCCTGCATTTGTTGTTTCTGCTTGGGGACACACACGTTTTGCCAAATA
This genomic stretch from Solea senegalensis isolate Sse05_10M linkage group LG13, IFAPA_SoseM_1, whole genome shotgun sequence harbors:
- the riox2 gene encoding ribosomal oxygenase 2, with amino-acid sequence MPKKNKAKAVKRQSCDDEQLPPKQSRVEPTASPLCFDSPLSLFESLIQPMGVEQFFQEYWEKKPLHLQRSDSVTTAYHQSLFQLCDLQSLCSQGLEFYRDVNVVRYINGKKKVFNKDGQLKSSVLKKFLAENKATIQFHQPQRFKDELWKIQEKLECFFGTLVGSNIYITPQQSQGLPPHYDDVEVFVLQLEGEKRWLLYNPTVPLAGEYSLESEERIGSPTHDIILKAGDVLYFPRGTIHQASTPAGVDHSTHLTLSTYQRTSWGDLLLDIFPSMLYDSSRTDVSLREGMPRRHLLVSGDSQDTSKHLATCLRSLADEMERGNLDVRSTHMKRDFIMNRLPPYNQQELVPSGRIPTLEDKVRLRFKDHMVVTVESSQERTDEATELVVFVLHSLKNQRTSHMMGGISDENEEQEISAGLKFPLSHLPVLRQLQQAEQQAVAELLLPTKEAKLSLVIALWSESLLVVV